A section of the Hemitrygon akajei chromosome 8, sHemAka1.3, whole genome shotgun sequence genome encodes:
- the LOC140731392 gene encoding splicing factor 3B subunit 6, with translation MAMQAAKRANIRLPPEVNRILYIRNLPYKITAEEMYDIFGKYGPIRQIRVGNTPETRGTAYVVYEDIFDAKNACDHLSGFNVCNRYLVVLYYNANRAFQKMDTKKKEEQLKILKEKYGINTETK, from the coding sequence ATGGCGATGCAAGCGGCGAAACGGGCAAACATTCGTTTGCCTCCTGAAGTAAACCGCATCTTATACATAAGAAATTTGCCGTACAAAATAACAGCAGAAGAAATGTATGACATATTTGGAAAGTATGGGCCAATCAGACAGATAAGAGTTGGGAATACACCTGAAACGAGAGGAACTGCTTACGTGGTGTACGAAGATATTTTTGATGCCAAGAATGCTTGTGATCACTTGTCTGGTTTTAATGTCTGTAACAGATACCTTGTAGTTTTATACTACAATGCAAATAGGGCATTCCAGAAGATGGATACAAAGAAAAAGGAAGAGCAACTCAAAATTCTCAAGGAAAAGTATGGAATTaacacagaaacaaaatga